The Oxyura jamaicensis isolate SHBP4307 breed ruddy duck unplaced genomic scaffold, BPBGC_Ojam_1.0 oxyUn_random_OJ64998, whole genome shotgun sequence genomic sequence CTTCCAGCACTTAGCTGGGGGTAAGTGACACAGAGACTCAGGTTTTCAGGATTGGTACCTTAATGTAAGTTTCACAACCCATGTCTGAACAGCCGTGGCCAAGTGGTTGGAAGGATGGGTTGCACACTTGCAACTTGCTGGGTTTGGTGGCTGCTAGTCCTTTTCGTTGCTGGGCTTTGATACAGGTGCCTAAATCTGCAGAAGCTCAGTACTGCCTTCAGGAGCTCTGCCTGAACTCTTTTACACTCATCTTGCCTAGATGTTAGTATGAAGTGCATATTAACTCCTGGCAATgtagtggggggggggggggcccaatGCATTTCACATGTCTGCTGCTTGGGTGTGCACAGTAGTGTgatgcttctgtttctctctgtgtcAGAATCTTCTAAGAAACTCATAATGTGAGAGAAAGTGTATTAGGCTTTCGGCATGCATCctatgaaagcaaaacaaatggaaaacatcCTCTTTatcttgtttccttctctgccaAGGCAGTAACAGTAACCACTAACCTTCTTGAGATGTtttggtgcttagctgctgggTGGATGCTGCTTTGGCCCTGCCTGCTCGATGAACGTCcagatgccaaaaaaaatgctcattctTCCTGAGCTTACTTGCTGATAAAGGCTAAAACTGTGCTAAAGGAGGGCTAAAGGAAGAACCCCATTTAGATCACTCTTTAAAATAGCAGCTATTAACTTCATtgtaatatataattattattaatcacTACTAAGTCATAATAATGGGTTTGCACATCTATTGGGCTTTGTGGCAAAGGTTTGGAAGGTAGTTTGTAGACCCCAGAAGCTTATAGTCTTTGTGCTTTGACAACGGAGGGGGGGACAGGAAAAAAGAGATTTGAGGTTGTTCCCTATTAATTATCATACAGGATACAACTCTGGGTCAGGAATCCTGGGCAGCAGGCACCATGCCACCAGGAGTCCAAGGGACGGCCATTCCCCAAGGAGCTCACAAGCACACACATTGGCTCGGTTTGTGAACGCATCAGCCCCTTTGTTGTTTGGATGTGGCTTTGGGTTTTTGTTCAAAATCTCTTGTACATGCTTCGAGGGTGAGGCGAGATGGGAAACCTGTTCCCATCCTGTTGTGGTAGGCATGGGAGGCTGAGAGATGTGACTCACTTGTACTGCATGGGGCAGGTTGGTCCTGTGGCACCTTCCCCATTAGGAGGTCATCATTaagaggttgtggagtccccttccttggagatcttcaaaagccacctgagAAACCTGGATGGGACAACCAGGAATGTGATCCATGTCCCATGCATCTGGGCTTTGGGCTCTGTGCTGTCGTGCCATTAGGAGAAACAGTGATTTGGGGCAGTGGGGTGTGGTGACAGTTGTGGCGGCTGTTTGTGCAGTGACTTTACTTGTGTTTAAGTGGAAACATCCTGGTGGCTGCTAGAAGCAGGCAGTGAGGAAGTACTTCCCTGGTCGGTAGCTGGATAGGATTAATTTTGGAAAGGGAGAAGGTTTAACTTTAGACATCAGTGTGGAGGGTAAAGCTTTGCTGGGGGGCTTGAATTGGTCCAGGTCTAGTTAGCTGCCTCCCATCCCGAGGTGGCTCCTGCAAGGAGGAAGGGCCACCATCTGAACCCCAGAATGGCTCATGCAGGGAACAGGTGCTCGTAGGAACCAGCAGCAACACCTCTGTGAACCTGTGattcctttctgtttgttttttttttttttttttttttttttttcaatgaaacaaaaccaatttgGAATTTGGCAAAGCCCAGAAATCCTTATCAGCAAAAAAATTCCTGCTTGAAAAGGCTTCCTGAGGATGGCGGCCAAACCAGCCCTCACCTGAGCACATTTTGGGGAGCGCTGGGACATCTCTGGTGGTAGTGGGGAAGACAGTTGCATGGTAACTGGGAGAGACTTGTCTGAAATGGGAGAGACAGCTCAGAATGAAGTAGGTAGAGCAGGCTGAGAGAGCAGAggaggtgtggtggttttactcgggtgggcggctgagctccaccgcaatcgctctctcactcccctcctcaaagaggaacagggagaaaatatgatgaaaggggctcaagggttgagataaggacaaggagatcgcacagtaattattgtgacgggcaaaacagactcagcatagggagatagtaagatttattgcctattactaacgagctagagaagtgagaaacaaaggaaagaaaccaaaagcaccttcccccccatccaccctcttccacctccttcccccaagcGGCtcaggggaacgggggaatgggggttatgatcagtctatagcgcttcttctccgccgctccttctcagtcactctcatcccctgtgctgtggggtccctcccacgggatgcagtccttgctgaactgaccctgcgtgggcttcccacaggcagcagctcttcaagaactgctccagatatgggtccgtaccacggggtccatccctcgggagcaaactgctccagcctgggtcccccacgggcagcagctcctgccaggtcacctgctcctgcgtgggctcctctccacgggctgcaggtccggcccggaatctgctctggcgggggttctccacaggccacagtctccgttggtgcaggtctacctgctccaccgtggtctccacgggctgcagcatggaaccctgctccaccgtggtactccatgggctgcagggggacagcctgcttcaccatggtcctcaccacaggccgcaggggtcttctgctctggtgcctggagcacctctccccctccttcttcactgaccttggcgcctgcaaggctgttcctcactcctctcactctcccagctgctgtgtggcgcagtgtgttttttttccctgtcttaaatctgctctcacagaggcacaaacaacatcacttattggctcagctctggtcgGCAGTGGGGTCCTTACCTAATGTGGGGCAGCTtcgagatccttctcacagaagccacccctatggccccctgctaccaaaaccttgccacctAAACCCACTACAGGAGGATGAACGGTGCAGTGCTTTAAAGTCATCTCCCAGGACCATAAAACCATTTGAGTCGGAGAAGACTTCAGGAGGTCTCTATTTCAGCCACTTGTCCAAAGCATGACCTTGCGTTTGTCCAGAGCATGGCCTTTGCTGAATTTGGATATTAATTAACCTTTTGCTGTATTGGTCAGACAAACATGCTCTGACCAAGAAGCCCAGTAGGAAGGGAGTAGGGTCAGAAGGGAAACTTAAAGGACGAATGCAAAAAACTCAGAGCCACAAATTATCTTGGAGCACCAGGCAGTGCAATAAGGTCAGGCAGTGCCTGTGCTGTTGTGCGTCTCCACTGACACCCACGTTGGTGACAGCAGCCCATCAGCAGTGGCTCCAGCCCATCATAGAGCTGTTGTGGGGACGATGACAACCCCGTGGGGCTGCTGGTCCCTCTTTTTACATGACTCACATCAGCTCCGTGCAGTCTAAGTGCATAACAGTTATGTGCTGCGACTTCTTAGTCTCTTATTTTATTGTGAACATTAGCTGTCAACCAACTTGCTTTGCTGTCAGTGCCTGGCCACCTGATCTAGGGAGCTCTGTGTGCACTGATGATCCTAAACCAAGTGTAGGTGGTAATTCATCACCTGTAAATGCAGGGCGCTTCTACTCCTGCCGAACTCTGGTTTCCTTTAGGGAGACGGAGGTCCTGTAAATGACTCGTCTTTGGAGCTTTCTGCTAGAGACACAGCGATGTCTCAAATATGAGATTTGGGCTTGTTTGCTGCACTTTGTGACTTCAGCCAAACCTGTTCCCTCTCAGTCCGTCTCTCCTGTTGCTAGTGTGCAAAGCGCTGGCGGGTGCATGGGTTGCTCTCTGGggctcttctttattttatttttattttattttattttgttttattttattttttctttcttaacatGCCACATGATTTTGTTTGGGAGCTAATGTGTGATATTGATCTACATAATGAGCCTTTTTGACAGTCTGGGCACATTTGGGAATAATTCCTTGGGCAGATGAAAACCTTAGGCCAGAACTGCTTGTTCTTGGCAGTTTCCAAATGAAGCTGCAATTGTTCTGAAGTGACAGATGAGAAATAGTTCAAGAGCTGGAAATTACACAAGCTgggaacagatttttctttttcccttctggaTGGCATGTGACTCACTCAGTTTTTGCTTGGTAATTTTATACTCCTCTCCAACCAGGCTGTAAATACCAGTTGCCGGAGCAGGGGAGGGCGAGGGATGAAATCTCTGTGTCCTGCCATGCAGCAGGAGCTCCCGGTTCCTCACCCCGCcacctgcagggagggaggacCATGAGCCTTGCTGCAAGACTGGTCCTAAATCCTGCTTAGTTCATGTGGAAACACGCCCCTTTCCATCCCAGGTGCAAAAGCCtggtggtttcttttctttaaggtGTGAGTGGCATTCAGCCACAGAGAAATAGGAATGTGTTTGTTCCCCGGATGCTCAAAGCCATATGCAAACACCACAAAGCTTTGCAGTTGCACTAGAAATAGCTAATAGCTGGTTGATGTAATTTTGCATTCATTCCCCAAAAGAGGTTGCTGGAGTAGCAGGGCACAGGGTGGAGGAGGGCTCCATTTGTGTGGTTCCCCTCTTGTGGTTGTTGCAGGGCTGCATCGATGGGCTCGTGgtgcagagcctgctgcagctcctggctgagGCTCCTCATGGCCCCATCGTACAGCAAGTTCCCCAGTTTTTGCCTCATAtgcaaaatacttaattttgaTGTCCCCTCTCTGATGTCCTTTGGTGTGGCTACCTGTCTTCCCCAAGTCAGGGGAGCCGGGGCCATCTTCCCCCCGTGGCTTTTGCTGATGTTTAACCGTCTGCCAGCCAGGATGCTTGGagcctgctcctggggctggggtgtTTGGGGAAGCTAAACATGTTTGCCATTACAAGAGATTTGTGCTCAGACTTTGTcatgtttattttgcagctgtagTGAGTGATCTCCAGTAACTGTCAAtcttccctgtgctgcttcCGTTTTTAATTTGAGAAGGCTCCCcagaggctgggagatgtgGAGCTGCTGTGTGATTAACGAGGAGCCTGCAGCTGCACGGGACGCTGCTTGCAGCccaagcagctcctgctggggttAGTACCTTGGGGAGGACCTCCCGGGGGACCTGCCATGTGTGGGTTCATCCTGCAGCCATGCTGGTCCTCCACGTGAGTGTGCACACACAAAATCTAACGTTTCATGGGAGCATCAGGTTCATCATGTGAGCAGTGATTGTGTTGTGGAGTAGCCTGCTTGCATGGTCAGATGTCTGGTCCTCGTGAGCTGGAAGCTCCTCTGTTGGTCGTGTGATGGAAGAGGAGCATGGTGGCTGGGGAGAAAGGTGGTACTTGAGTAGCTGGTTTGCTCCATCCTGCTTCAGACCCTAGGGAAGAGGCAGAGGGAAGACTGGGGGGGTTGGCATCGCCTGCTGGATGCAGGAGCGGTGGCTCCTGGTTCCCATGTGTGCTCTGGGAGTTGTGTAAACCCTGGTCTCTCTTGAGGAAGTGTCCATGGCTGCTGTCATCAGGGCAGAGGGGTCCTTGTGCAGTTCCCATTTCAGGGGACCACAGGAGGACCTCTTCATGCCTTTCATTTCTGGCCCTGCTGGCGGcatgtttttttcagcagttgCCTTGTTCTGCACCAGAGGAGGTGGCATCTCGGTGACATGAAGGAGGTGACCTATtgtcagaaagcaaagctggcaGGCTTTCAAAGGAGATCAGTATTCTGGGACGGATGCACTGGGTAGATGCACGTGGTGACCACAGGAGCATCCACTCGAACGCCCTCAGAGCTGCCCTTACTAGTGATGCTACATTTGAGGTTTCATTGGCTTCTCTTCAGTAGATGCATGCCCTTCAAATGGTCTGGGTGCCAGCTGCTGGGTTCCTTATGGCTTCACTCACTGGCTAAGGGACAACTGCAGGatttttttgctgaagtttttcatttcctctatGGATCAGAGGAGGTAAAAGGGGTTTGAACTCAGTCCCTAGTATCTCCTGCAGAGGTGTACAAGTACTCAGGGGTGCATCCATTTGCACGTGTTAGCtttggagaggggcaggggtTATTGCTGGGAATGTACAGGgctctggtttggttttgcagcAGAGCTCCTAATTCCTTGGTGATATGTGCCCTGAACGAGACTGTCCTACTCTCCCAGTAGGGTTTGTAACATAAGCCCCTGGGTAATGGCTTCTTATTGTGCTAGCAGTAGTCTACATGTGAGCTTTTAGGAGAAGGCTGTGCTTctggagcaggaactggagggAGGGGTAACTGTTAGGACAGTTAGGTAGCTGAACCAAGCCCTGAGAGCCAGTCTTTAATTTGGTACCTGCAACTGTTTGTGTTTGcacagccttttcctcctttgctctGTATTTTGACTCTCACCAGTaagaatacatttaaatacatttaaaatctgCACAGAGAGCACATAGTGATCCatactgctgctgctcagaaggTTTGCATCCTGGTTGGGCTACCTGCTAGTCTGCACCCTGAGCACACCTTAATGTACAAGCCCCCCAAAGTCCatgttttctgcagagcagcatctctgcggaggcagagctgctgccatgtGTCCCTGGGGGCGATGTGATCCCTGCACTGGGCACAGCATCATCTGTGGCTTCCTCTGGGGCTGCCAGCCAGCCGGTTGATGCAGAGTGCATTGTGGTGCTCTGcaggattttttccctttttctaatgcatttttaacaagtggaggttttaaaaatagattctgGTGTGATCGCTGTTTCACCTCCACATCCAAACCTTCTCCCTGGACTGTTAGCAGGTGCACTGCTGACTCAGCACCTTGCTTACTGCCGTGGTCCTAGAGAAGCTTTGCAGTTCCTGTCCTCTTCATGTCCCCAGCCACAACCCGAAACTCATCATCCTCCCGCTTCCAGTAGAGCCAACGTCACGGGCCTTTTAAATTAAGCTTTGTTAATTTCTTGGGCATGTTTCTAGAGGTTTTCTACAACTTTGGTTGTGAGGAGGATAGGCAAATGTTGTTGTGGCCCTTAGGTGTAGGATCACAAGATGGGCCTCTTGCTCATGGAGGAAGAAGGGGGCTCATGAAGGAAGAAGGGGGCATCTGTGCTgatgggagaggcaggcactgctcagcaggTGGCTGAGGACTTAATTTccatcctttttccttcccaggcCCTCTCTGTTCCCGCTGTCCCAACTGCAGTGATGGAAAACTCATCGGTGGCATCCGCCTCCTCAGAGGCGGGGAGCAGCTGCTCGCAGGAGATCGAGGAGCTGGAGCGCTTCATCGACAGCTATGTACTGGAGTACCAGGTGCAGGGGCTGCTGACCAACAAGATGGAGGGGGACGGGGAGAGCGAGAAGACGCAGTCCAACAACTTGCAGGTTGGTGAGGAGCGTGGGCTGAGGGGGACTGCAGGGCTGGGCGATGCCAAAGCAGCTTTCCTAGTGTAGAAATGCAGTGAAATGCTGGATTTGGGGCAGCTTTCTGCTTCAGCCAGGTGTGAGCACTCCCcagctgtgttttgtatttatcaTGAAGTGGTCTCAGGGTGTGCCTTGAGGTTTTTTTGGTTTCTCCAGGGTTCCTTTGTCAAGTGAAGGACACTGGTGAGAGGCTGCCCTGCACacaggggctggcagggtgCACGTGTCTGGAAGCAATGAGTGTTGTTTGGGTGGCATCTCCACGCTGTCCCTTAGGAGCGGGTGCATGCAAGTGGAGTCTGCCTCAAACAACACATTGCCTCACCCAAAAAATCCCATCAGCTTTAGGAAGAGCTGTGAAGACCTAGCAGGGGGTATCCAAATATTGAGAAGTGCTCCCACATCCCTATGTGCCTGTGCTGATTTTCTCCATGTGCACAGGGATGTTAGTGAAGAGACAGAGATGCTAAAGGCATTAAAAGCCCCATGTGCCCCCTAACAGTGAGTCATGCCACTGCACATTTTAATATGTACAATAACCTGTTTGCTTGCTTCCTGAGTGTTGTGTCAGAGAAACAAACTGCTCTGCTACAGAGGATGTGAATACCCAGCAAAGAGAGTGATCGCTTAGGGGAGACGAGATTTGGTGGTGtcattaggaggaaaaaaacaaaacaaaacaaacaaacaaaaaactacttCAAAAATTGGCTTTTTGGCTTCCACACGAGGAGAAATTTAAACCTTCTGAACTGATATTGTTGTCCTGAGGGAAATCCTCCGTATTGTGGAGCCAGCACTCCTGGAGATGGGATGGCCAAATGGCACGGGGCTCACGCAGCGGGGAGCTGGAGggctctgctctgtgccctTGGGTTCATGAGGCTGCAGTGAGCCCGGGTCCATGCAGTGGGGTGCTGGGCACACTGCTCTCCAGCCATGCAGAATGGTAGAAGAACAGGTGCAGGCTATAAACCGTGTGCACGCTGAGCCTGGGGACTGGGTAAGAAGGACTTGAAGACAGGGTAGGTGTTCCCTTCTTGGGGCATTTAGCTAATGAAGCAATACCCATTAACCCATTAAACCTTGCCAGGGCTTTCCAGAAGGGACTGGAGGTGTTTAATAATGGATGGGGTGTGGAGTCCTGCAGGAGGGTTCAGTCCCTTCCCTTTGCCCAGGAGATGGGCAGCAATCCTCAATCACTGGTGCTGTTTGGCTAACAAAGTTCCCTctgccccatggctgcaggGGGGGCAGGGCACCTCTTCCCAAGCCGGGCTTGCTGTGGGATGTGCTTTATGTATTAGTATGATGTATTGGCATGAAGAAATTACCAGCAAAAGGAACCTTCTAAAGAATAGGTTTTGCTAAAGAAAGGTCTTTTGTGAATTGATGATCAAAGCCATtgtaagtggggaaaaatatatttaaaaatcaggtgATCCCAAGCACTtcaataatgcatttttttgtaaCCCCAGGCTGGAAAATGGCTGTGTTTGAAGTGATGCTTTGGAGGGGCATCAGGTCAAACAGGCAAGTGCTGCTTTATTTAACGTGTCAAGTTGAGAAACGCTAttgaattagaaataaattaatagtcAAAGTTTTATAACCACTTTGCAATTCAGAGGAGGCTTAActctgagcagcaggaaaatcCTGATTTGATTTGCTCTTTCCtgtaaaggaaaagataaatgaaattgGGAACTCACTTAAAAGCTATTACCCAGACTGAGTGTGAGATAGGAGCATGGTTGGTAAATGGGATTTGGTCTGCCCAAACCTCTGCCCTGGAGTCTGCATCCCCCTGCATCCTCAGGACAAAAGATGCTAATTCTCGTGAGGACCCATTTACAGTTTTTGCATTAAGATCCTTCCCTGGCTGCCACAACCAAATCCATCTCGTTTTTGTGGAAATGGGGCTTTGACTCTTCTCCATGGCTTGCCTGCATGAAAGGAGCTGCTGTTTCTTCAGACAATGGGTGTCTACTTGTAAATAAGATTTCTGTGTGACTCCAgtgaaatgcagtattttgtaTTACTCAGGGCTGCACATGGGACAAGTGAGGTTGAGCTTCTAGATGTATCACCTGCTTTTATCAAGTCATGCTTTCAGGGTTGGACTAAGAAGGAATTACCCGTTGTCTCCAAAAGGTGTTTACTTTCCCACCTTCCCAATACTCCAGACTTGTGTAAGAAATGAGCAggaatcatttatttctgtttttctcttcatgatTGCTCCTTATCAAAGCAAGCCATAAACACATACGTATCCTGCCCCTTGCTGGAGTAACTGTGTTGGAGCCGGTGCGAGGTGCATTGGTTTGCTAGCCTGACTGAAGGCAGCATGCTCCCTTTCAATGagagctggaggaaaaaggaTGGCTTTATGGCTAAGGTGCTGGACTGAGAccaagaaaactgttttaactGCAAGGCTCTGCTGGAGACTTAATCTTTAACTTGGGGTAAGTTATTCAATGTCTCCGCAGTGTACTTCCTTGTGCCTGCGGTAACGCTTCCTCTGCCGGAGAGGGGATGCGTCTGGTGCCACATCCTAAATAGCTGCTCCCCATGCCCAGTGAGTCTGGCAGAAGGCTCTGAtgtgctgccaggagcagcacatTGGGGAAGCAGCCCATGAAAGGGGTAGTGCGAGGCAGAGGTGGGGTGTGACAGCCTTCTGGGCACCTGGCATGACCCTTCCAACACAGGGATCACTTTATGTGGCTTTTAGACTCCTTGTCCTATTCCATGGCTTCATCTGTGCCTGCCAAGAAGCTCTCAATTAGTTGCTGTTTGGAGGGaacccttttttattttatttctttttcatggtaTGAGTACACCCGCGCAGTGACAGTTCCAGGATGAAAGACCTCAGAAATGGGAATGGTCAAAAAGGTTAGGTCTCAGCTGTGGCAGGGAAATCAAAATAACTTTAGGATTAAACAGTATCTTTCCTGTTTGTATAGAGAAAGttgctttattatttgttttgacaATATGCTGTAGCTCATCTCTTCTTTGAGAGGTGGATATCAAATGGCCTCAAATTGAAATGCTTCGATGCATTGCTGCAGCTGTGGTATAATGTTTTGGATGTTTTAGCTGAACCTGCAGcactattttctgtttcatttaaaaataaaagcatcaccttatcacctttttttttttttttacctcctcCCTCCCAATCCTCTGTAAAGGTGCAGCTGAGGCAGGCTGGTTGTGTTGGCCCCAAGGCACCAAGTTTGGAGCctgcagggaaaagcagagggTGTTTTTCTTGCAGAGCACCCTTTGTCTGCCCGCGGCATTGCAGCTGGCGTGCTGGGATGGTTCTCACAGCTTTCGGTGATGACAGTTTCTCCTGGAGTTTCCTGCAATTGTTCATGAATCTTTCCTCTGCTCGCCATCCATGGGCGGAGCGTTTCCCAGACAAAGCTTTTGAGATCATCCCTTGCTGTAAAAGGGAGCCCTGTTTCTCTGGAAAAAGAGATGGTGCCACGGAGGGAAGGCTTGGGCTGCTCTGTGTCCCAGCAGAGCAAGGGGCATGAGTCACGCTGCCTTTTCCTAACAGTCCCTCCTA encodes the following:
- the LOC118159017 gene encoding CBP80/20-dependent translation initiation factor-like yields the protein ALSVPAVPTAVMENSSVASASSEAGSSCSQEIEELERFIDSYVLEYQVQGLLTNKMEGDGESEKTQSNNLQWTADCSEQLDGSCSPSRAKGSLSLEHSQ